In Falsibacillus albus, a single window of DNA contains:
- a CDS encoding universal stress protein — protein MGQTYQNILVAVDGSQEAEWAFEKAISITKRNSASLTLVHVIDTRSYATVEAYDRNMTERADTYAEELLSRYKSEAEAAGIDHVKTMIEHGSPKAVIPNQVAKSVRADLIICGATGMSTLERFLIGSVSQHITKSAPCDVLVVRTNKGEVL, from the coding sequence ATGGGACAGACCTATCAGAACATCCTCGTTGCTGTCGATGGATCTCAAGAAGCAGAGTGGGCATTTGAAAAGGCAATTTCCATTACAAAGCGAAATTCGGCTTCATTGACCCTTGTACATGTCATTGATACCCGTTCCTATGCCACGGTCGAAGCATATGATCGAAACATGACAGAAAGAGCTGACACTTATGCAGAAGAATTGTTATCGCGCTATAAGTCCGAAGCTGAAGCTGCTGGCATCGATCATGTAAAAACGATGATTGAACACGGTTCCCCTAAAGCTGTCATTCCCAATCAAGTTGCCAAATCAGTGAGGGCTGATTTAATTATTTGCGGAGCCACTGGCATGAGCACCCTGGAACGCTTCCTTATCGGCAGCGTCTCCCAGCACATTACCAAGTCCGCACCATGTGACGTGCTGGTCGTCAGAACAAATAAAGGTGAAGTTTTATAA
- a CDS encoding purine-cytosine permease family protein — protein MTTAKMNRIERLGLQPVPTELKNTRWFEYFIIQLSFSVNAGNFIVPALAVLDGNLPWEWAIVSTLLGAAAAFLFVSILSIPGSRYGLPAQYAIRSLLGTKLARYFASPVRSITSLYWFSVQTIGGTMVIVDLSEEFFHIHLLSLPISIILAILMTILALVGFDAVKKFTKWCMPLLILGQIVMGYLFIHELNSHFITNASNGNFTFGSFFLFASLAFVQYVSGVSASSDITRYAENVRQGFWGLFSGNVVGFFITALFGSLSAHLTNNLNPFVSSSHLANSAWMTFILTLCAMISMVSINLSNAYTGGFSLLNAIPRVGRINSSLLFGAAAILLSCFPAIIENAKDYISLLGAFIIPISAIIVAEFMFLKRLKLSVQDLERIADHSFSYNSTALLIIIVNSILYFLIPGSLSPGFIVFAAAFMMYLFASAVTKKSVVRASINKS, from the coding sequence ATGACCACTGCCAAAATGAACAGGATTGAACGACTCGGGCTTCAGCCTGTACCGACTGAATTAAAGAACACCCGCTGGTTTGAATACTTCATCATCCAGCTTTCCTTCTCCGTGAATGCGGGGAACTTTATCGTACCGGCTCTTGCAGTTCTTGATGGAAATCTGCCATGGGAATGGGCAATCGTATCCACACTACTTGGGGCAGCAGCAGCTTTTCTTTTTGTTTCCATCCTATCCATTCCAGGCTCAAGGTATGGACTGCCCGCCCAATATGCCATCCGATCCCTGCTTGGTACTAAACTGGCGAGATATTTCGCTTCTCCTGTCAGGTCCATTACTTCCTTATATTGGTTCAGCGTACAAACCATCGGAGGCACAATGGTCATCGTTGACTTATCTGAAGAATTCTTCCATATACACCTTCTGTCTTTGCCTATATCAATCATACTCGCAATATTGATGACCATTCTTGCACTCGTTGGTTTTGATGCTGTCAAAAAGTTCACGAAATGGTGTATGCCACTGCTTATTTTAGGCCAGATCGTCATGGGCTATCTTTTTATTCACGAATTGAATTCTCACTTTATCACAAACGCATCAAATGGAAACTTTACTTTTGGTTCGTTTTTCTTGTTTGCAAGTCTGGCATTTGTTCAATATGTATCAGGTGTAAGTGCTTCTTCAGACATCACTCGCTATGCCGAAAATGTGCGGCAAGGATTCTGGGGATTGTTTTCAGGCAATGTGGTCGGTTTTTTCATTACTGCACTCTTTGGGTCTCTTTCTGCACATCTGACGAATAACCTGAACCCTTTCGTATCTTCAAGTCATCTGGCGAATTCTGCGTGGATGACATTCATTCTGACCTTGTGCGCGATGATTTCAATGGTTTCCATCAATTTAAGCAATGCTTATACAGGTGGATTCAGCTTACTTAATGCCATTCCCAGGGTTGGTAGGATCAATAGTTCACTTCTTTTTGGGGCTGCAGCCATATTATTAAGCTGCTTTCCAGCGATTATTGAAAATGCGAAAGATTACATCAGCCTGTTAGGGGCTTTCATCATTCCCATTTCAGCTATTATCGTTGCAGAATTTATGTTTTTAAAACGATTAAAGCTTTCCGTACAGGACCTTGAGCGAATTGCAGATCACTCCTTTTCATATAATTCGACTGCATTATTGATCATAATTGTGAATTCAATCCTCTACTTTTTAATCCCTGGTTCACTCTCCCCGGGGTTCATTGTCTTTGCAGCTGCATTCATGATGTATCTTTTTGCAAGTGCCGTTACAAAGAAATCAGTAGTGCGGGCCAGTATAAATAAGAGCTGA
- the ald gene encoding alanine dehydrogenase: MRIGVPKEIKNNENRVAMTPAGVFHLVNHGHEVFIETGAGLGSGFSDEDYLQTGAKIVGTASEAWSMEMVMKVKEPLPSEYEYFREGLILFTYLHLAPEPELTKALIDNKVVGIAYETVQLPNGSLPLLTPMSEVAGRMATQIGAQFLEKIHGGKGILLSGVPGVHRGRVTIIGGGVAGTNAAKMAIGLGAQVTILDLNPERLRQLDDIFGSDVTTLMSNPLNIAESVREADLVIGAVLIPGAKAPKLVTDEMIQTMMDGSVVVDIAIDQGGIFETTDRITTHDDPIYTKHGVVHYAVANMPGAVPRTSTFALTNVTVPYAVQIANKGYRQACMDNEALLKGINTLDGYVTYKAVAEAHALDYSDAKSLLEKA, from the coding sequence ATGCGTATCGGGGTACCTAAAGAAATAAAAAATAATGAAAATCGTGTAGCTATGACCCCAGCTGGTGTTTTCCATTTAGTCAACCATGGCCATGAAGTTTTTATTGAAACCGGAGCTGGCCTCGGTTCGGGATTCAGTGATGAAGATTATCTTCAAACTGGAGCAAAAATAGTTGGTACAGCATCTGAAGCGTGGAGTATGGAAATGGTCATGAAGGTTAAGGAACCGCTTCCTTCAGAATATGAATACTTCCGTGAAGGGCTTATTCTTTTTACATATCTTCATTTAGCTCCGGAACCAGAGCTCACGAAGGCATTAATAGATAATAAAGTTGTCGGCATTGCATACGAGACGGTTCAGCTTCCAAATGGATCTCTTCCATTGTTGACGCCAATGAGTGAAGTAGCAGGACGAATGGCAACGCAAATCGGTGCACAGTTCCTTGAGAAGATCCATGGTGGAAAAGGAATCCTTCTATCTGGAGTCCCTGGTGTCCATCGTGGCCGTGTCACAATCATCGGCGGAGGGGTTGCTGGAACGAACGCTGCCAAAATGGCCATTGGCCTTGGAGCGCAGGTTACAATCCTTGATTTGAATCCTGAACGACTTCGTCAGCTTGACGATATATTTGGCAGTGATGTTACAACATTGATGTCAAACCCGCTTAATATCGCAGAGTCTGTGAGAGAAGCCGATCTTGTCATCGGGGCCGTCCTCATTCCTGGTGCTAAAGCTCCTAAGTTAGTAACGGATGAGATGATCCAAACGATGATGGATGGTTCTGTTGTGGTGGATATTGCCATCGACCAAGGCGGAATCTTCGAAACGACCGACCGCATAACGACACATGATGATCCAATATATACAAAACACGGAGTCGTGCATTATGCCGTAGCCAATATGCCTGGTGCAGTACCGCGTACATCTACGTTCGCATTGACAAACGTTACGGTCCCATATGCCGTACAAATTGCAAACAAAGGATACCGTCAAGCATGCATGGACAATGAGGCCTTGCTAAAAGGAATCAATACATTGGACGGCTACGTAACTTATAAAGCAGTAGCAGAGGCGCATGCCCTGGACTACTCAGATGCAAAATCCTTATTGGAAAAAGCATAA
- a CDS encoding M24 family metallopeptidase — protein sequence MKQRMQSFMDWMKQSDIQASFITSKENVFYLSGFRSEPHERLLGILAFQDEEPILVCPAMEKEDARNAGWEYEIIGHSDTDRPWDMIEKSVNARIRKVHKWAIEKEHLNVERYEELKERYTGAAFVSAEEKLRVLRMIKDEKELEILRKAAEFADFAIQTGVEEIKEGKSELEIIAKVEYELKKKGISEMSFSTMVLTGANGASPHGNPGSTKIKKGDLVLFDLGVVYQGYCSDITRTVAYDHYNDKQEEIYQTVLKAQLAAVEAVKPGVKASQLDKTARKMIADAGYGDYFPHRLGHGLGVSVHEYPALTETNDLTMEEGMVFTIEPGIYVPNVAGVRIEDDLLITADGVESFTKFPKDLQIIK from the coding sequence TTGAAACAGAGAATGCAATCATTCATGGATTGGATGAAACAATCAGATATTCAGGCATCCTTTATTACTTCCAAAGAAAATGTCTTTTATTTAAGCGGTTTCCGAAGCGAGCCGCATGAAAGATTATTAGGCATATTGGCCTTTCAGGATGAAGAGCCGATTTTAGTCTGCCCTGCCATGGAAAAAGAAGACGCAAGAAACGCAGGCTGGGAATATGAAATCATCGGTCACTCCGATACTGACCGGCCATGGGATATGATCGAAAAAAGCGTCAATGCCCGCATTAGAAAAGTACATAAATGGGCGATTGAAAAAGAACATTTAAATGTTGAAAGATATGAAGAACTGAAAGAAAGGTACACTGGAGCAGCATTCGTATCTGCCGAGGAAAAACTGCGCGTCTTGCGGATGATCAAAGATGAAAAAGAGCTCGAGATTTTAAGGAAGGCTGCCGAGTTTGCCGACTTTGCCATCCAAACAGGTGTCGAGGAGATTAAAGAAGGTAAATCCGAGCTTGAAATCATCGCCAAAGTCGAATATGAATTGAAGAAAAAAGGGATTTCCGAAATGTCCTTTTCAACGATGGTACTGACCGGGGCGAACGGTGCATCACCACACGGCAACCCGGGAAGCACAAAAATAAAAAAGGGTGATCTTGTCCTGTTCGACCTGGGAGTCGTTTACCAAGGGTACTGTTCAGATATAACTAGAACGGTTGCCTATGATCACTATAATGATAAACAGGAAGAAATCTATCAAACAGTACTGAAAGCACAATTAGCGGCTGTTGAAGCGGTAAAACCGGGGGTCAAAGCGAGCCAATTAGATAAAACCGCCAGAAAGATGATTGCCGACGCTGGATACGGAGATTACTTCCCGCATCGCCTTGGCCATGGATTGGGAGTCAGCGTCCACGAATACCCCGCTTTGACAGAAACAAATGATTTAACGATGGAAGAAGGCATGGTTTTCACTATTGAACCTGGCATCTACGTACCGAATGTAGCCGGCGTGAGAATTGAGGATGACCTTCTCATTACTGCTGACGGTGTAGAATCCTTCACAAAGTTCCCAAAAGACCTGCAAATCATTAAATAA
- a CDS encoding metal-dependent hydrolase: MKVSYHGHSVIKIQTNGKTILFDPFINGNELTDLKAENENPDVIILTHGHGDHVGDTMEIAKRSNALVIAPNELAVYLGFQGLNTHPMHIGGAYEFDFGKVKLTPAFHGSGLVTENKEIIYMGMPAGVLFMAEGKTIYHAGDTALFSDMKLIGERHPIDVAFLPIGDNFTMGPEDAAYAAELLMAKKTVPIHYDTFPPIKQDPHKFVESLKDKNGLVMTPGESLEL; the protein is encoded by the coding sequence GTGAAAGTATCTTATCATGGACATTCAGTCATCAAGATTCAAACAAACGGGAAAACGATTTTATTCGATCCATTCATCAATGGCAACGAATTGACAGATTTAAAAGCAGAAAATGAAAATCCCGATGTCATCATTTTAACCCACGGCCATGGGGACCATGTCGGCGATACGATGGAAATCGCGAAACGAAGCAATGCGCTTGTCATCGCCCCGAACGAACTTGCCGTCTACCTTGGCTTCCAAGGCTTGAATACACATCCGATGCATATCGGAGGAGCTTATGAATTCGATTTCGGAAAAGTCAAATTGACGCCTGCTTTCCATGGTTCGGGTCTTGTGACAGAAAATAAAGAAATCATTTATATGGGTATGCCTGCAGGAGTGCTATTTATGGCTGAAGGAAAGACGATCTACCATGCTGGTGATACAGCGCTCTTTTCAGATATGAAACTCATTGGGGAGAGACACCCGATTGATGTTGCGTTCCTTCCGATCGGGGATAATTTCACGATGGGTCCGGAAGATGCCGCCTATGCAGCAGAGCTCTTAATGGCTAAGAAGACAGTGCCGATCCACTACGATACATTCCCGCCGATCAAACAGGATCCTCATAAATTCGTTGAATCTTTGAAGGATAAAAATGGTCTAGTGATGACCCCTGGAGAATCGTTGGAGCTTTAA
- a CDS encoding CBS domain-containing protein: protein MATKHEQILQYIDGLPVGEKISVRQIARAMSVSEGTAYRAIKDAENKGYVSTIERVGTIRIERKKKENIEKLTFAEVVNIIDGQVLGGRDGLHKTLTKFVIGAMKLEAMMRYTGAGNLLIVGNRTKAHELALRAGAAVLITGGFDTDDEVKKLADELELPIISTSYDTFTVATMINRAIYDQLIKKDIVFVEDILTPLEETVFLKTDETVKLWHEKNKGTGHSRFPVVDQSMKIQGMITSKDIIGVDSHITVDKIMTKNPITVGVKTSVASAAHMMIWEGIEVLPVVNEQNRLQGIISRQDVLKALQMIQRQPQVGETIDDIMTDQLSVSHADDSENSYRFEVTPQMTNQLGTISYGVFTTIVTEAANRALRSFKKGDLVVENMTIYFIKPVQMESMIEIVPRVLEVGRKFGKVDVEVFNDGVLVGKALMMCQLIDR from the coding sequence TTGGCTACTAAACATGAACAAATTTTGCAATACATAGATGGGCTTCCTGTCGGGGAGAAGATTTCTGTCCGGCAAATCGCCAGAGCCATGAGCGTGAGTGAAGGTACTGCCTACCGCGCGATCAAAGATGCCGAAAATAAAGGCTACGTCAGTACGATTGAGCGAGTCGGGACGATACGGATCGAAAGAAAAAAGAAAGAAAATATCGAAAAGCTCACATTTGCTGAAGTGGTCAATATCATTGATGGACAAGTTCTGGGCGGTAGAGACGGATTACATAAAACACTGACCAAGTTTGTTATAGGCGCCATGAAACTTGAAGCGATGATGAGATACACCGGCGCCGGCAACCTGCTTATCGTGGGGAATCGTACAAAAGCCCACGAGTTGGCACTCAGGGCAGGGGCTGCAGTCCTCATCACAGGTGGATTTGATACAGATGATGAAGTAAAGAAACTGGCAGATGAACTCGAGCTGCCGATCATCTCAACTAGCTATGATACATTTACGGTGGCAACCATGATCAATCGCGCCATCTACGACCAATTGATCAAAAAGGATATTGTGTTTGTCGAAGATATATTGACACCGTTGGAAGAGACCGTGTTCCTCAAGACGGATGAGACGGTCAAGTTGTGGCATGAAAAAAATAAAGGAACGGGCCACAGTCGATTCCCTGTCGTTGACCAAAGCATGAAAATTCAAGGGATGATCACCTCCAAGGATATCATCGGCGTCGATTCCCATATTACAGTGGATAAGATTATGACGAAAAACCCGATAACGGTCGGCGTAAAGACAAGTGTAGCATCTGCAGCGCACATGATGATCTGGGAAGGCATCGAAGTCCTCCCGGTCGTCAATGAACAAAATCGGCTTCAAGGGATCATCAGCAGGCAGGATGTATTAAAAGCGCTTCAAATGATTCAAAGGCAGCCGCAGGTAGGTGAAACGATTGATGACATCATGACAGACCAGCTATCAGTATCCCATGCCGATGATTCGGAAAACAGCTACCGATTTGAAGTCACACCGCAAATGACCAATCAACTCGGAACCATTTCTTACGGCGTATTCACCACCATCGTCACCGAAGCTGCCAATCGTGCATTGAGGAGCTTCAAAAAGGGCGACTTGGTCGTTGAAAATATGACCATTTATTTTATCAAACCGGTCCAAATGGAAAGCATGATTGAAATCGTCCCAAGAGTCTTGGAGGTAGGGCGCAAATTTGGAAAAGTAGATGTAGAAGTCTTTAACGATGGCGTACTCGTTGGAAAAGCCCTAATGATGTGCCAACTTATTGATAGATAG
- a CDS encoding YtpI family protein: protein MPFLVVFIVLSLSFYIYYKVKYVRSNLPMEKKYISGKSSMALGLFIGLFGINQLYLYPTTTTYIVAALFIIMGTLSIWAGYKAYRFYLPHAIKEAEYVDEQS from the coding sequence ATGCCATTTCTTGTTGTATTTATTGTACTATCGCTATCATTTTATATATACTACAAAGTCAAATATGTCCGAAGCAATCTTCCTATGGAAAAGAAATACATATCCGGAAAATCCAGTATGGCTTTAGGATTGTTTATCGGACTATTCGGCATCAATCAATTATATCTTTACCCTACCACTACTACTTATATCGTTGCCGCTCTCTTTATCATTATGGGTACGCTTAGCATTTGGGCAGGCTACAAAGCTTATCGATTTTACCTGCCGCACGCGATCAAAGAGGCTGAATATGTTGATGAGCAAAGCTGA
- a CDS encoding DHH family phosphoesterase encodes MKEKILETIKAYETIIVHRHVRPDPDAYGSQGGLVEMLRASFPGKKIFAVGTEEPSLNFLNRLDVIEDDMYQQALVIVCDTANQERICDERYRLGEKLVKIDHHPNEDPYGDLLWVDTSASSVSEMIYDFYLSQKDYGLVMTDAAARLLFAGIVGDTGRFLYPSTTQRTFDYAGELIRYDFDRTELFNQMYETDSKVMKLQGFIMQNFELMPSGAGVLILKKDLLQRFNVTPSAASQLVSSLGNVKGIKAWCFFIEEEDQIRVRLRSKGPVINEIAKKYNGGGHPLAAGASVHSWEEVEDVTKDLEAVCMEA; translated from the coding sequence ATGAAGGAAAAAATCTTAGAAACGATAAAAGCATACGAAACCATCATTGTTCATCGCCACGTCAGGCCAGATCCAGATGCGTACGGATCGCAAGGAGGTCTGGTGGAAATGTTGAGAGCTTCTTTTCCCGGCAAAAAGATCTTTGCAGTTGGCACGGAAGAGCCTTCTCTGAACTTTTTGAATCGCCTGGATGTCATTGAGGATGATATGTATCAACAAGCTCTTGTCATCGTCTGCGATACTGCAAACCAAGAGCGAATCTGCGATGAGCGCTATCGGCTGGGTGAGAAACTCGTGAAAATAGACCACCATCCCAATGAAGATCCATACGGAGATCTATTATGGGTCGATACATCTGCAAGTTCTGTGAGTGAAATGATCTACGATTTTTATTTGTCACAAAAAGACTATGGCCTGGTCATGACAGATGCAGCAGCCCGTCTTCTATTCGCAGGCATCGTCGGAGACACAGGCAGATTCCTGTACCCGAGTACAACTCAGAGGACATTTGACTATGCAGGTGAATTGATCCGCTATGATTTTGACAGAACGGAATTATTCAATCAAATGTATGAGACTGACTCTAAGGTAATGAAGCTTCAGGGTTTTATCATGCAAAATTTTGAACTGATGCCTAGTGGAGCTGGTGTCCTCATATTAAAAAAGGACCTGCTGCAACGATTCAATGTTACTCCATCAGCTGCTTCCCAGCTTGTCAGCAGTCTCGGGAATGTAAAAGGTATCAAGGCGTGGTGCTTTTTTATTGAAGAAGAGGACCAAATCCGTGTCCGCCTTCGTTCCAAAGGACCTGTAATCAACGAAATTGCCAAAAAATATAATGGCGGCGGTCATCCTCTGGCTGCAGGTGCATCCGTACATTCTTGGGAAGAAGTCGAAGATGTAACGAAAGATCTGGAAGCTGTCTGTATGGAAGCATAA
- the ytrI gene encoding sporulation membrane protein YtrI, producing MRIPPLYRRPEWQRLLAGIAVGGCISWVIFLFMFGALQEKQAKILEDQRDKIIQLEKDKSIWQEDFAELNKKNQELLTIQNISIKITNASKYNIDDLSLDEAEDALREDLRPLLAKDLNSVYKNKELVKRTIENKTITLNDKRYSFVIKEIFFYTTIQVTLEMKLAK from the coding sequence ATGAGGATACCCCCATTGTATCGAAGACCGGAATGGCAGCGATTATTGGCTGGAATAGCAGTGGGCGGCTGTATCAGCTGGGTCATCTTTCTCTTTATGTTCGGCGCCCTTCAGGAAAAACAGGCAAAAATACTGGAAGATCAGCGCGATAAAATCATTCAATTAGAAAAAGACAAATCAATATGGCAGGAAGATTTCGCTGAGTTGAATAAAAAAAATCAGGAGCTGCTGACCATTCAAAATATTTCCATTAAAATCACCAATGCTTCCAAATACAATATTGATGATTTATCCTTGGATGAAGCTGAGGATGCACTAAGAGAGGATTTAAGGCCGCTTTTGGCAAAAGACTTGAACTCAGTCTATAAAAATAAAGAACTAGTAAAAAGGACGATCGAAAATAAAACCATCACTCTAAATGACAAGAGATATTCATTTGTCATAAAAGAAATCTTCTTTTATACAACCATCCAAGTCACATTGGAAATGAAGCTGGCCAAATGA
- a CDS encoding YtrH family sporulation protein, producing MNGAFFPSFFESFFIAFGVLIGGTLIGGLSAFITGEPPLTKVAEISTNIRIWAIIAAIGGTFDTVYSFERGFLDGDTRDLFKQFLLILSAMGGAQCAAEIIRWFTQEHIG from the coding sequence ATGAACGGTGCTTTTTTTCCATCTTTCTTTGAGAGTTTTTTCATTGCATTCGGTGTATTGATCGGAGGGACTTTAATCGGCGGGCTGTCTGCTTTCATTACGGGAGAGCCTCCGTTGACCAAAGTGGCTGAAATCTCGACAAATATTCGGATTTGGGCCATCATTGCGGCCATTGGGGGGACATTTGATACTGTTTATAGTTTTGAAAGGGGATTTCTTGATGGAGATACACGTGATCTCTTCAAGCAATTCCTGCTTATTTTATCTGCCATGGGCGGTGCTCAATGCGCTGCGGAAATTATCAGGTGGTTTACACAGGAGCATATTGGATGA